In the Corynebacterium kroppenstedtii genome, one interval contains:
- a CDS encoding NUDIX hydrolase, translating into MFLTPTGERRASTVLLLRDTVWGMEVYVQERASTMVHYPEMTVFPGGGVDQRDLPGDVDGDGVDSPDLRWVGHDTSWWARHLKVPRDDARALVCAAVRETFEESGTLLAGLHDGNVVGDTDPYIPFRSRLESHELAFSNFLDDTGLYLRADLLRPWANWVSPPGDTARYDTHFFVAAQPEGQNTHDDAIEAASSGWFRPSTLLDGWRYRKIRLLPPTWVQLRMLDTFRTVDEVLGYASDLTVEPVTGAVRDRPFMDEYFTVERSFDTYYARGWA; encoded by the coding sequence ATGTTTCTGACACCGACAGGTGAGAGACGTGCCTCTACCGTTCTGTTGTTGCGGGACACGGTGTGGGGGATGGAGGTCTACGTTCAAGAACGCGCCTCCACTATGGTCCACTACCCGGAAATGACCGTTTTCCCGGGCGGGGGCGTCGATCAGCGCGACCTTCCCGGAGACGTCGACGGTGACGGTGTGGATTCACCGGACCTTCGCTGGGTTGGTCACGATACATCATGGTGGGCACGTCACTTGAAGGTCCCCCGAGACGATGCTCGCGCGCTAGTCTGTGCCGCGGTGCGAGAGACATTTGAAGAATCGGGAACCCTTCTAGCCGGCCTTCACGACGGCAATGTCGTTGGTGATACTGACCCTTATATCCCCTTCCGTTCGCGTCTAGAAAGCCACGAGTTGGCGTTCTCTAATTTTTTGGACGACACCGGCCTGTATCTCCGTGCTGATTTGTTGCGCCCTTGGGCAAACTGGGTGAGCCCTCCTGGCGACACGGCACGCTATGACACGCACTTCTTTGTGGCCGCGCAGCCAGAAGGCCAGAACACCCATGATGATGCGATAGAGGCCGCGTCGAGCGGATGGTTTAGGCCATCAACGTTGCTCGATGGCTGGCGGTACCGCAAGATCCGTCTTCTCCCACCCACGTGGGTGCAATTGCGCATGCTGGACACATTCCGAACCGTTGATGAAGTGCTGGGATATGCGTCGGATCTGACTGTTGAACCCGTGACGGGAGCGGTTCGGGATCGACCTTTTATGGATGAGTATTTCACTGTGGAACGCTCCTTTGACACGTACTACGCCCGCGGGTGGGCCTAG
- a CDS encoding electron transfer flavoprotein subunit beta/FixA family protein, with protein sequence MSNIVVLVKQVPDTYSERQLTEDDYTVDRESTDQVLDEINENAVEAALQLKEAGGDYTVTALTVGPESAKEALRKALSLGCDEAIHVCDEALAGSDVLGTAWTLSQALNLVDDIELIICGNESTDGNMGSVPGLISEYRQIPAVTGLRSFSVENGTVTGESAREEGVYSLEAPTPAIISVTEKANEPRFAAFKGIMAAKKKKIQQVDLEDIGVDAANVGLDNAATSVTEYAPKPEKSAGEIITDEGDGGTKFVEFLANEKLI encoded by the coding sequence ATGTCGAACATTGTCGTGTTAGTTAAGCAAGTACCGGACACCTACTCCGAGCGGCAGCTCACCGAGGACGATTACACCGTTGACCGCGAGAGCACCGATCAAGTTCTCGATGAGATCAATGAAAACGCCGTGGAAGCAGCCCTTCAGCTCAAGGAAGCGGGAGGGGATTACACAGTCACTGCGCTGACCGTCGGCCCCGAAAGTGCTAAGGAAGCATTGCGGAAAGCATTGTCGCTGGGATGCGATGAAGCTATCCACGTTTGTGATGAAGCGCTTGCCGGCTCTGATGTCTTGGGAACGGCATGGACACTGTCGCAGGCCCTCAACTTGGTTGATGACATCGAACTCATTATCTGCGGCAACGAATCCACCGACGGCAATATGGGAAGCGTGCCCGGGTTGATCTCGGAATACCGTCAGATCCCCGCGGTGACCGGTCTGCGTTCATTCTCCGTAGAAAATGGCACGGTAACCGGCGAAAGCGCCCGCGAAGAGGGAGTGTACAGTCTGGAAGCACCTACGCCGGCCATTATCTCCGTAACTGAGAAGGCCAATGAGCCCCGCTTCGCTGCCTTCAAGGGAATCATGGCAGCAAAGAAAAAGAAGATCCAGCAAGTCGATCTCGAAGATATTGGAGTCGATGCTGCCAACGTCGGATTGGACAATGCTGCGACGTCCGTGACCGAATACGCACCCAAGCCGGAAAAGTCCGCTGGTGAAATCATTACCGACGAAGGCGACGGTGGAACGAAATTCGTGGAATTCTTGGCCAACGAAAAGCTCATCTAA
- a CDS encoding electron transfer flavoprotein subunit alpha/FixB family protein has protein sequence MTDVLVLVEHADGALSNNTNELITAGRVFGSVGAVVVGAEGTAESLKDDLAAAGAETIYAAENDYAANYLVTPSVDALSALAAGLEVPVIIASSATGKEIGGRVGARVASGVLCDVTEINADHTAASSIFGGDYTVELSAGGSSPVFLLRPGSVDPEPQAASGNIEPVEMPEPGPVAVKVTSFSPAEAGDRPELTEAKIVVSGGRGVGSADGFADVVEPLADALGAAVGASRAAVDSDYYPGKFQVGQTGKTVSPDLYVALGISGAIQHKAGMQTSKTIVAVNKDEEAAIFEIADLGIVGDLFDVAPQATEAITSR, from the coding sequence ATGACTGATGTACTAGTTCTCGTCGAGCATGCTGATGGAGCCTTGTCCAACAACACCAATGAACTGATAACCGCTGGCCGTGTTTTCGGTTCCGTGGGGGCGGTAGTTGTCGGCGCCGAAGGCACGGCAGAATCTTTAAAGGACGACTTAGCTGCTGCGGGTGCGGAAACGATTTACGCGGCAGAAAATGATTATGCTGCTAATTACTTGGTGACACCGTCTGTCGACGCATTGTCCGCCTTGGCAGCGGGCCTTGAAGTGCCCGTCATCATCGCTTCTTCCGCCACGGGCAAAGAAATTGGTGGGCGCGTTGGTGCCCGCGTAGCATCTGGCGTTCTCTGTGATGTCACAGAGATCAATGCCGATCACACCGCAGCTAGCTCTATCTTCGGTGGCGATTACACCGTCGAGCTCTCAGCGGGAGGATCCTCCCCGGTCTTTCTCCTTCGTCCCGGTTCGGTTGATCCAGAGCCTCAGGCGGCTTCAGGAAATATTGAACCCGTCGAAATGCCGGAGCCGGGCCCGGTTGCCGTGAAGGTCACATCCTTCTCCCCGGCAGAGGCCGGCGACCGCCCCGAGCTTACTGAAGCGAAGATCGTGGTCTCTGGTGGTCGTGGCGTCGGATCCGCAGACGGGTTCGCAGACGTTGTCGAGCCCTTGGCCGATGCCTTGGGCGCTGCAGTGGGTGCTTCCCGTGCCGCCGTCGACTCTGATTACTACCCAGGCAAGTTCCAGGTGGGACAAACGGGTAAGACAGTGTCGCCAGACCTCTATGTCGCGCTCGGAATTTCAGGTGCCATCCAGCACAAAGCCGGTATGCAGACCTCCAAGACCATTGTTGCGGTCAACAAGGATGAGGAAGCTGCCATTTTTGAGATCGCCGACTTAGGTATTGTTGGGGACCTATTCGATGTAGCTCCTCAGGCTACCGAAGCCATTACAAGCCGCTAG
- a CDS encoding cysteine desulfurase family protein: MDHAATSPLRQVAKDAIMDSWDLLNPGGQYASGRDARKAVEEARETIARLLGAEPIEVIFTASGTEADNLAVQGLYAERAHESEDTQEPGRGHRTASSHRVIVGSVEHPAVLEPAKALGADPSSPGPKADVIEVPVDASGHYRTDFLADVLADGPAALMALQWANNETGALQPVDAVASLAAEHDVPWHADAVQAVGHVPVNFHSSGATTIAASAHKFGGPRSTGLLLCGRATNLHKILRGGGQERSIRPGTLNVAGAVGTAAALTEACYEMETERARISRLRDRLLSFISREIPDSLIHTAEPALPGHVHVSFPGAEGDSLIMLLDQAGFDASTGSACAAGVNRVSHVVMAIGVEPVAARGTLRFTLGRTTSDNDVAAVEAVLSKIVEQARAAGMA; this comes from the coding sequence ATGGATCATGCCGCAACGAGTCCTCTCCGACAGGTAGCCAAAGACGCCATCATGGACTCATGGGATCTTTTGAACCCCGGGGGCCAGTACGCGTCAGGGCGTGATGCGCGCAAAGCTGTGGAAGAAGCTCGCGAGACTATCGCGCGTCTGTTGGGGGCCGAGCCGATCGAGGTCATTTTCACAGCGTCAGGGACCGAGGCTGATAACCTTGCCGTGCAGGGGCTTTATGCCGAACGTGCTCACGAATCCGAAGACACACAGGAACCGGGACGTGGCCATAGAACAGCTTCTTCCCACCGTGTCATCGTCGGATCGGTGGAGCATCCCGCCGTGTTAGAACCGGCCAAGGCGCTAGGCGCAGATCCGTCATCGCCGGGTCCGAAAGCAGATGTTATTGAAGTTCCCGTCGATGCCAGCGGCCATTACCGCACCGACTTTCTTGCCGACGTTCTTGCCGACGGCCCCGCCGCACTCATGGCTCTCCAGTGGGCGAACAATGAAACCGGTGCGTTACAACCGGTTGATGCGGTGGCTTCTCTCGCCGCAGAACACGACGTGCCGTGGCATGCTGATGCCGTGCAGGCCGTCGGCCACGTTCCCGTGAACTTCCATTCATCGGGTGCAACGACGATTGCGGCGTCGGCACACAAGTTTGGTGGTCCCCGCTCAACCGGCCTGTTGTTATGCGGGCGTGCTACGAATCTTCACAAAATTTTGCGTGGTGGCGGGCAAGAACGATCTATCCGCCCAGGAACACTGAATGTTGCAGGGGCGGTGGGGACCGCTGCCGCATTGACCGAGGCCTGTTATGAGATGGAGACTGAGCGCGCCCGAATTTCTCGCCTCCGAGACCGCTTACTGTCATTTATTAGCCGAGAGATTCCGGACTCGCTTATTCATACGGCGGAGCCAGCGCTGCCGGGGCACGTCCATGTGAGTTTTCCGGGCGCGGAAGGCGACAGCCTAATTATGCTATTGGACCAGGCGGGTTTCGATGCGTCGACGGGGTCGGCGTGTGCGGCTGGCGTGAATCGGGTGAGCCATGTAGTCATGGCGATTGGTGTAGAACCCGTCGCTGCCCGCGGAACGCTAAGGTTTACCTTGGGCCGGACGACGTCGGATAATGATGTCGCCGCTGTGGAAGCGGTCCTCTCGAAAATTGTCGAACAAGCGCGTGCTGCCGGGATGGCATAA
- the mnmA gene encoding tRNA 2-thiouridine(34) synthase MnmA, whose amino-acid sequence MRVMAAMSGGVDSSVAAARLVAEGHEVIGVHLALASTPTTLRVGSRGCCSLEDSGDARRVADALGIPFYVWDFSDRFREDVVDPFIHSYEMGETPNPCLRCNEKIKFQALLDRGIALGFDAVATGHYARLKDGELRRAIDDKKDQSYVLGVLNDEQLAHCLFPLGDTRKPDIRKEAEAAGLITASKPDSHDICFIPDGNTKAFLGNHIGVRSGELKDQDGNVIGHHDGIYGFTIGQRKGLGLPGPAPDGKPRYVTDIDADTGTVTVGTRDDLRVGRLYADRLIRLEEHEGSTQECQVQVRAHGGVVDATVTIDDGIATIDLHSPLTGVARGQAAVIYRPDPDGDIVLGSGTICDTVSVSRLQPTTAGASSNS is encoded by the coding sequence ATGCGTGTAATGGCAGCAATGAGTGGCGGTGTTGATTCCTCCGTTGCCGCTGCGCGATTGGTCGCCGAGGGGCATGAGGTCATCGGCGTTCACTTAGCACTAGCCTCGACGCCGACGACGTTGCGCGTCGGTTCGCGCGGGTGCTGTTCGCTGGAAGACTCCGGCGATGCTCGTCGTGTTGCCGATGCGTTAGGAATCCCCTTCTACGTCTGGGACTTCTCAGATCGATTCCGCGAAGACGTCGTCGATCCTTTTATTCATTCGTATGAGATGGGCGAAACACCCAATCCCTGTCTCCGGTGTAATGAAAAGATCAAATTCCAGGCGCTGCTCGACCGAGGGATCGCACTGGGTTTTGATGCCGTGGCGACGGGCCATTATGCGCGATTGAAGGATGGCGAACTCCGCCGGGCAATCGACGATAAGAAAGATCAGTCGTATGTCTTGGGGGTTTTGAATGATGAGCAGCTGGCCCATTGTTTATTTCCGCTGGGAGACACCCGCAAGCCTGATATCCGCAAAGAGGCAGAGGCCGCTGGGCTCATTACCGCCTCGAAGCCCGATAGTCATGACATTTGCTTCATCCCGGATGGAAACACGAAGGCCTTTTTAGGCAATCACATCGGTGTCCGGTCAGGTGAACTAAAAGACCAGGATGGCAACGTGATCGGCCATCACGATGGCATTTACGGTTTCACGATCGGGCAGCGTAAGGGTCTTGGCCTACCTGGTCCAGCGCCCGATGGTAAGCCAAGATATGTCACCGATATTGATGCTGATACCGGAACTGTCACCGTCGGCACCCGCGACGATCTCCGGGTGGGCCGGTTGTATGCCGATCGCCTCATTCGTCTTGAGGAGCACGAAGGGTCGACGCAGGAGTGCCAGGTCCAAGTCCGTGCGCATGGCGGTGTTGTTGATGCTACGGTAACTATCGACGACGGCATTGCAACGATTGATCTTCATTCTCCGCTGACCGGGGTTGCGCGTGGTCAAGCTGCGGTGATTTACCGTCCCGATCCGGACGGCGACATTGTGTTGGGTTCGGGGACGATTTGTGACACGGTGTCGGTCTCCCGGCTGCAACCAACCACCGCGGGCGCGTCCTCAAACAGCTAA
- a CDS encoding TetR/AcrR family transcriptional regulator, protein MPRISAKSVIEHRRQTSEKILDAVEEILEESQTDQNAAPLTVGTVAKRLGMGRSSLYRYHNNVDDMIEAVVVRDFPRRAQVITDQMDDAPGPLDAIEAYARASFREARESRHSWRSALSRVHLDDDARARIGRLHAKLTQALAREVDKLPDIPAELKPELISSIQSLINAGVTAMGGPMNGHGGGKGQHGHEVTTASDGEGKADSGHDSVPVMQHHTAVETENTRAVEPLDNTEVEDWYVTAIHAVITAAQSSVQRPTQSR, encoded by the coding sequence ATGCCACGGATTTCAGCGAAGTCAGTGATTGAACACCGGCGTCAAACGTCCGAGAAAATCCTCGATGCCGTAGAAGAAATCCTCGAAGAATCCCAAACCGACCAGAACGCAGCCCCACTGACTGTCGGGACTGTCGCCAAGCGCCTCGGTATGGGCAGGTCAAGCCTCTACCGGTACCACAACAATGTCGATGACATGATCGAAGCCGTCGTCGTTCGGGATTTCCCCCGGCGCGCCCAGGTCATCACCGACCAAATGGACGATGCACCAGGGCCGCTGGACGCTATCGAGGCTTATGCCCGCGCCAGTTTCCGCGAAGCCCGCGAGTCCCGGCACTCATGGCGATCAGCTCTTTCCCGGGTTCATCTTGACGACGACGCACGGGCACGAATTGGACGTCTACACGCGAAGCTGACCCAGGCCTTAGCTCGTGAGGTCGATAAACTACCCGATATTCCGGCGGAATTGAAGCCGGAGCTGATCTCGAGCATCCAGTCGCTTATTAATGCTGGGGTCACAGCTATGGGTGGCCCCATGAATGGCCACGGTGGGGGCAAAGGGCAGCACGGCCACGAAGTCACCACGGCATCCGACGGAGAGGGTAAAGCCGATTCAGGACACGACTCTGTCCCGGTTATGCAGCACCACACCGCGGTGGAAACCGAAAATACTCGCGCGGTAGAACCGCTGGATAATACCGAAGTGGAAGATTGGTACGTGACAGCTATTCATGCCGTGATTACTGCCGCACAGAGTTCTGTGCAGCGGCCAACTCAATCTAGGTAA
- a CDS encoding 3'-5' exonuclease, whose translation MPMPLPSSVPSHFDPTSMLSFDLETTGTNPLQARIVTSALVSIHGGSANSTELLADPGIEIPESASKIHGISTEYAKEHGEPHDEVLHKTIRAIYDGWERGQTLIVFNAAYDLTILRHLEPSFVCSGLVFDPLVMDRALEPQRKGARKLGTLVKRYGIQLDNAHNASADALAAARVAWKMARMWPDLVKKTCDELMEFQAVSYFDYQLHLRDYFASQGREMTDFSTAWPMRDGSHM comes from the coding sequence ATGCCTATGCCGCTTCCATCGTCCGTGCCGAGTCACTTTGATCCCACCTCTATGCTCAGCTTCGATCTGGAGACCACGGGGACCAACCCTCTACAGGCGAGAATTGTGACGTCGGCCCTCGTCTCCATCCACGGTGGATCGGCTAACTCCACAGAATTACTCGCCGACCCTGGTATTGAGATTCCCGAGTCGGCATCGAAAATCCATGGGATCTCGACGGAGTACGCGAAGGAGCATGGTGAACCTCATGACGAAGTCCTCCACAAGACCATTCGTGCGATTTACGACGGATGGGAGCGCGGACAAACGCTCATTGTCTTCAACGCTGCCTATGACCTCACGATTTTGCGGCACCTGGAGCCGTCATTTGTCTGCAGCGGATTAGTGTTCGACCCCCTCGTGATGGATCGGGCGTTGGAGCCACAGCGGAAAGGCGCGCGTAAGTTGGGGACCTTGGTGAAGCGCTATGGGATTCAGTTGGACAATGCCCACAATGCCAGCGCGGATGCCCTCGCGGCTGCTCGGGTGGCGTGGAAAATGGCGCGGATGTGGCCTGACCTGGTCAAGAAAACGTGCGATGAGCTGATGGAATTCCAGGCGGTCTCTTACTTCGACTACCAATTGCATCTGCGTGACTATTTCGCGTCCCAAGGCCGAGAGATGACAGATTTCTCCACCGCGTGGCCAATGCGGGATGGTTCGCACATGTGA
- the ligA gene encoding NAD-dependent DNA ligase LigA: MKSLYAGRVNNSGNSTDVSTDLQAYWDKLAADVRHHRDLYYNSEPVISDAEFDRLFRALQELEADHPELANNGSPTAEVGAPVPTSAGASGGEVTFAPVRHMERLYSLDNVFSKSELVEWLHRTPAPTYLTELKIDGLSIDLVYRDGELVSAATRGDGVTGEDITPNARTISDIPQTISPTDDYPVPALVEVRGEVFIGVEEFSVINADRVEQGRKPFANPRNAAAGSLRQKNPAETAKRNLSMICHGIGAREGWEPATQHDAYAALAAWGFRVSPYTKRVTSADEVIEQMEYWGEHRHDATHEMDGLVVKVDDLAEQEDLGETSRAPRWAIAYKYPPEEVVTTLRDIRIGIGRTGRATTYAVLDPVLVAGSTVARATLHNPSEVHDKGVLIGDRVTIRKAGEVIPEVLGPVADARDGSERPFVFSTVCPECGTPLVQARADDADWRCPNTQGCPGQLLARMTYLAGRSAFDIDALGVSGIQDLIRSGALTNESELFDLDESHLLLTSVFTTKAGKVNATGKALLKNLEDAKSTELWRVIVALSIRHVGPTAARALATKYGSLEAIRSASEEELARIDGVGSIIAVSLRSWFAVDWHIKIVDAWAAAGVRMEDDQQQAQPQTLEGTTVVVTGTLDDFTRDSAKEAIISRGGRAAGSVSKKTDYVVVGANAGSKETKARKLGLRILDEDGFKELLETGRVSDHA, from the coding sequence ATGAAATCCCTCTATGCTGGGCGTGTGAATAATTCCGGGAACTCCACTGACGTGAGCACCGATCTTCAAGCATATTGGGACAAGCTTGCTGCTGATGTTCGGCACCACCGTGACCTTTATTACAACAGTGAGCCGGTGATCTCGGATGCTGAATTCGATCGACTTTTTAGGGCCCTACAAGAGTTGGAAGCCGACCATCCGGAGTTAGCCAACAATGGCTCCCCAACGGCAGAAGTGGGCGCGCCCGTGCCGACCTCTGCCGGAGCTAGTGGCGGCGAAGTAACCTTTGCTCCGGTTCGCCATATGGAGCGCTTGTACAGCTTGGACAATGTTTTTTCGAAGTCCGAGTTGGTGGAGTGGTTGCATAGAACTCCCGCGCCGACGTACTTGACAGAGTTAAAAATCGACGGTTTATCCATCGATCTTGTGTATCGTGACGGTGAGCTCGTCTCTGCAGCCACTCGTGGCGACGGGGTAACCGGGGAAGATATCACTCCGAACGCCCGGACGATCTCAGATATCCCGCAAACGATTTCCCCGACGGACGATTATCCCGTACCAGCTTTGGTGGAAGTTCGTGGCGAAGTGTTCATTGGCGTCGAGGAATTCTCCGTCATTAACGCAGACCGAGTGGAACAAGGCCGGAAGCCCTTTGCAAACCCACGCAACGCCGCTGCGGGATCCCTGCGCCAAAAGAACCCTGCGGAGACGGCGAAGCGAAATTTATCGATGATTTGCCACGGGATCGGAGCCCGTGAAGGGTGGGAACCTGCGACTCAACATGATGCGTACGCAGCCTTGGCCGCATGGGGTTTTCGTGTGTCGCCGTACACCAAACGTGTGACCTCCGCAGACGAGGTCATCGAACAAATGGAGTACTGGGGTGAGCACCGTCACGACGCGACCCACGAAATGGATGGTTTAGTTGTCAAAGTTGATGACTTAGCTGAGCAGGAGGATTTAGGCGAGACCTCACGCGCCCCCCGGTGGGCTATTGCTTATAAATACCCGCCAGAAGAGGTCGTGACGACGCTGCGCGATATCCGTATCGGCATCGGCCGGACTGGTCGTGCGACGACGTACGCGGTGCTGGATCCTGTCTTGGTCGCCGGGTCAACGGTCGCTCGGGCGACGCTGCACAACCCGTCGGAAGTTCACGACAAAGGTGTACTGATCGGCGATAGGGTCACCATTCGCAAGGCTGGTGAGGTCATCCCTGAAGTGCTGGGCCCGGTGGCGGATGCGCGCGACGGGTCCGAAAGACCATTTGTGTTCTCGACTGTCTGTCCAGAGTGTGGCACACCGTTAGTCCAGGCAAGAGCGGATGACGCGGATTGGAGATGCCCCAATACACAGGGGTGTCCGGGTCAGTTACTTGCCCGGATGACGTATTTGGCTGGCCGCTCTGCGTTCGATATCGATGCCTTGGGTGTGTCGGGTATTCAGGATCTCATCAGGTCGGGAGCGTTGACTAATGAATCCGAACTCTTTGATCTTGATGAATCGCATCTCCTGTTGACGTCGGTCTTTACGACCAAGGCAGGGAAGGTCAATGCGACGGGGAAAGCGTTGCTAAAGAACCTTGAGGACGCGAAGTCCACCGAGTTATGGCGGGTCATCGTGGCACTCTCCATTCGTCACGTGGGTCCCACAGCTGCCCGAGCGCTGGCCACAAAGTATGGGTCTCTCGAGGCCATTCGTAGCGCGTCCGAAGAGGAACTGGCTCGAATCGATGGGGTAGGCAGTATCATCGCGGTGTCGTTGCGTTCATGGTTTGCCGTCGATTGGCATATAAAAATTGTCGACGCCTGGGCCGCGGCCGGTGTCCGCATGGAGGATGACCAGCAGCAGGCGCAGCCCCAGACTTTGGAGGGCACGACCGTCGTCGTCACAGGTACTTTGGATGATTTCACCCGCGACTCGGCGAAGGAAGCGATTATCTCTCGGGGTGGTCGGGCAGCGGGATCTGTGTCCAAGAAGACAGATTATGTTGTGGTCGGGGCTAATGCTGGATCGAAGGAGACGAAGGCGCGAAAACTCGGGTTGCGTATTCTCGACGAGGACGGTTTTAAAGAGCTTTTAGAAACAGGCCGTGTTAGTGACCATGCTTAA
- the ilvA gene encoding threonine ammonia-lyase, biosynthetic: MSPAQNVHPSNSDYLSLVVRAPVYDAAERTLLERMPRMSQRLGNDVYVKREDTQPVHSFKVRGAYARMAALTDDEKRRGVVTASAGNHAQGIALSGSIMDVSALIVMPTMTPQIKVDAVRNFGGEVLLFGDNFDEAKERASEIAQSEGRVFVPPFDDPHVIAGQGTIGLEIFQQASTVDRVFVPVGGGGLAAGVAVVLKQLNPRISVIGVEPEGSACLTAAMKAGEPVTLDRVSLYAEGVAVARIGDETFRVCRDNLDEVITVNSDEISAAVKDIFDDTRAVAEPSGAVALAGLKKYVTTHGVHGETLAHVLSGANLNFHGLRYISERAELGEHGEALLGVTIPERKGAFLEFCQVLGGRSVTEFNYRVDDHDRARIFVGVQLHEGDQERDDIIADLQQRSYDVVDLSSDDAAKEHVRYMIGGRASRHVNERVFSIQFPEHPGALLHFLKVLGTHWNISLFHYRSHGMDYGRVLCGFDDTENPAGDGSDDDFDHHMHELGYQFKEVTDSVSYTYFLKS; this comes from the coding sequence ATGTCTCCCGCCCAGAACGTTCACCCCTCCAATTCGGATTATTTGAGCTTAGTTGTTCGCGCTCCCGTATATGACGCCGCGGAGAGGACCCTCCTGGAGCGTATGCCACGGATGTCGCAGCGGTTGGGCAATGACGTGTATGTCAAGCGTGAGGACACCCAGCCCGTCCATAGTTTTAAGGTTCGTGGTGCCTACGCTCGCATGGCTGCCCTCACCGATGACGAGAAGCGTCGTGGCGTGGTCACGGCCTCGGCGGGTAACCATGCGCAGGGTATTGCTTTGTCCGGCAGCATCATGGATGTGTCAGCATTAATCGTTATGCCGACGATGACCCCGCAGATCAAGGTTGACGCGGTTCGGAACTTTGGCGGCGAGGTCCTCCTCTTCGGCGACAATTTCGACGAGGCTAAGGAACGCGCTTCTGAAATTGCCCAATCCGAGGGACGAGTTTTTGTCCCCCCCTTTGACGATCCTCATGTCATCGCTGGTCAGGGAACCATCGGGCTGGAAATCTTCCAGCAAGCTTCGACAGTTGACCGTGTCTTTGTTCCCGTCGGTGGTGGTGGTCTAGCCGCTGGCGTAGCTGTCGTGTTGAAGCAGTTGAACCCGCGCATCAGCGTTATCGGTGTGGAGCCCGAGGGATCGGCATGCTTGACCGCAGCCATGAAAGCCGGCGAGCCTGTCACGTTGGATCGTGTGTCGTTGTATGCGGAAGGTGTGGCAGTTGCTCGCATTGGGGACGAGACGTTCCGTGTATGTCGGGATAATTTGGACGAGGTCATCACGGTCAATTCCGACGAAATTAGCGCTGCTGTCAAAGATATTTTCGACGACACCCGCGCGGTGGCTGAGCCATCGGGGGCCGTCGCCTTAGCGGGTCTAAAGAAATACGTGACTACCCATGGGGTGCACGGTGAGACGCTGGCGCATGTGCTCTCTGGTGCAAATCTGAATTTCCATGGCCTCCGGTATATTTCCGAGCGTGCTGAACTGGGTGAACACGGTGAAGCACTCTTGGGCGTGACTATTCCGGAACGAAAGGGTGCGTTCCTCGAGTTCTGCCAGGTTCTAGGCGGCAGGTCTGTGACGGAATTTAACTATCGCGTGGATGATCATGATCGTGCACGCATCTTCGTGGGCGTGCAGCTCCACGAGGGGGATCAAGAGCGCGATGATATTATCGCGGACTTGCAGCAGCGCTCCTATGACGTCGTTGACTTATCCAGTGACGATGCGGCGAAAGAACATGTGCGCTACATGATTGGTGGTCGCGCCTCCAGGCATGTCAACGAGCGAGTGTTCTCGATCCAGTTTCCTGAGCACCCCGGCGCCTTGCTTCACTTCCTGAAGGTCCTGGGTACACACTGGAATATTAGCCTTTTCCATTACCGGAGCCACGGGATGGACTATGGCCGCGTACTCTGCGGATTCGATGACACGGAGAACCCGGCGGGCGACGGGTCAGACGATGATTTCGACCATCACATGCACGAGCTAGGGTATCAGTTCAAGGAAGTGACGGACTCTGTGTCCTACACGTATTTCCTCAAGTCATAG
- a CDS encoding amino acid-binding ACT domain protein encodes MSFLLRVFLPDTPGSLGRLAASIGEVGGDIRSVDVVSHNFSDGAVVDDVVIDLPPTSLPDTLITAAQQVDGVEVDSIRPFSGSVNRSGQVAMLASIAQAPSRSKALQLLVDGLPTTMSAGWAIVLSGRTDVHRVAASMAAPEDDGRILQSAPVTTARCLDREDDDWLPESWTVMDSALAAAPISDKDDVLVIGRPGGPDFLAGEVEHLGKLGTILSSVMD; translated from the coding sequence ATGTCGTTCCTCCTCCGCGTCTTCCTGCCTGACACTCCCGGCAGCTTAGGCCGTCTTGCCGCATCTATCGGCGAGGTCGGCGGGGATATCCGCAGCGTCGATGTCGTTAGCCATAATTTTTCCGACGGTGCAGTGGTGGACGATGTGGTGATCGACCTTCCACCCACATCCCTACCGGACACCCTCATTACCGCAGCTCAACAGGTCGACGGCGTCGAAGTCGATTCCATCCGCCCGTTCTCCGGCTCGGTGAACCGCTCCGGGCAAGTCGCCATGTTGGCATCGATCGCCCAGGCACCATCCCGAAGCAAAGCTCTCCAGCTCCTTGTTGACGGACTTCCCACGACAATGTCGGCGGGCTGGGCCATCGTGTTAAGCGGGCGAACGGACGTGCATCGCGTTGCTGCTTCCATGGCCGCCCCCGAGGATGACGGGCGCATTCTTCAGTCCGCCCCGGTGACGACGGCTCGGTGCCTCGACCGCGAAGACGACGATTGGCTACCCGAAAGCTGGACAGTCATGGATTCGGCTCTCGCTGCTGCGCCGATTAGCGACAAGGACGACGTTCTCGTCATCGGCCGCCCGGGCGGGCCGGATTTCTTGGCTGGTGAGGTTGAGCACCTCGGCAAGCTTGGCACCATCCTCAGCTCGGTGATGGACTAA